A part of Candidatus Methylomirabilota bacterium genomic DNA contains:
- a CDS encoding PPC domain-containing DNA-binding protein produces MKATVLGDAGPTTIALIFDKGDEVIDTLTAFAKERALTAAHFTAIGALSDVVLGYFDRSRKDYKRIPITEQVEVLSLVGDIALDGQTPRVHAHVVVGDAAGRAHGGHLIEGHVWPTLELILTESPRPLRRKTDRDTGLALIDAAA; encoded by the coding sequence ATGAAGGCGACGGTGCTGGGCGATGCCGGTCCCACGACCATAGCGCTGATCTTCGACAAGGGCGACGAGGTAATCGACACGCTCACGGCGTTCGCGAAAGAACGGGCGCTGACCGCGGCTCACTTCACGGCCATCGGGGCGTTGAGTGACGTGGTCCTCGGGTACTTCGACAGGAGCAGGAAAGACTACAAGCGGATCCCGATCACCGAGCAGGTCGAGGTCCTTTCCCTCGTCGGCGACATCGCGCTCGACGGCCAGACGCCGAGGGTCCACGCCCACGTCGTCGTCGGCGACGCCGCCGGCCGCGCGCACGGCGGCCATCTCATCGAAGGGCACGTGTGGCCGACGCTCGAGCTGATCCTGACGGAATCGCCCCGGCCGTTGCGCCGCAAGACGGACCGGGACACCGGGCTTGCCTTGATCGACGCCGCCGCGTAG
- a CDS encoding SDR family oxidoreductase produces the protein MTSTPTSQVVVVTGASAGVGRAVVRLFAERGARLGLLARGHDGLDGARRDVEAAGGQALAVPTDVSDAEQVEAAATAVEETFGPIDVWVNNAMASVFSPVRLMTSNEFRRVTEVTYLGYVYGTLAALKRMLPRDRGVIVQVGSALAYRAIPLQSAYCAAKHAVEGFTESLRTELRHDGSRVRVTIVQMPALNTPQFEWSKTRLPRRPQPVPPIYQPEVAARAVLWAAEHERPELYVGFSTLLAIVGNKLLPRLGDWYLARTGWESQQTDEPLPPGRQDNLWEPVVGDHGAHGRFDDRARPSSLHLWLTTHRGWLALVMGGLTAVAGALLAAGGGPEPGSGGRAA, from the coding sequence ATGACCAGCACCCCGACATCGCAAGTCGTCGTCGTGACCGGCGCATCCGCCGGCGTGGGCCGGGCGGTGGTGCGGCTGTTCGCCGAGCGAGGCGCCCGGCTCGGTCTGCTCGCTCGCGGCCACGACGGACTCGACGGGGCCCGGCGTGACGTCGAGGCAGCAGGCGGCCAGGCGCTCGCCGTGCCGACCGACGTCTCCGACGCCGAGCAAGTCGAAGCCGCCGCCACGGCCGTCGAAGAGACCTTCGGTCCTATCGACGTGTGGGTGAACAACGCGATGGCGTCCGTCTTCTCGCCGGTGAGGCTCATGACGTCGAACGAGTTCCGTCGCGTGACCGAGGTGACCTATCTCGGCTACGTCTATGGCACGCTCGCCGCGCTCAAGCGTATGCTCCCGCGCGACCGTGGCGTCATCGTCCAGGTCGGCTCGGCCCTGGCCTATCGCGCCATCCCGCTGCAGTCGGCCTACTGTGCCGCCAAGCATGCCGTGGAGGGCTTCACGGAATCGCTCCGCACCGAGCTGCGCCACGACGGCAGCCGGGTCCGGGTGACGATCGTCCAGATGCCCGCGCTCAATACTCCCCAGTTCGAGTGGAGCAAGACTCGCCTGCCGCGGCGGCCGCAGCCGGTCCCACCGATCTACCAGCCCGAGGTCGCCGCCCGCGCCGTGCTCTGGGCGGCCGAGCATGAGCGCCCGGAGCTCTACGTCGGCTTTTCCACCCTCCTGGCCATCGTGGGCAACAAGCTCCTCCCCCGTCTGGGCGACTGGTACCTGGCCCGGACCGGGTGGGAATCGCAGCAGACGGACGAGCCGCTGCCGCCGGGCCGGCAGGACAATTTGTGGGAGCCGGTCGTGGGCGATCATGGCGCCCACGGCCGGTTCGACGACCGCGCCAGGCCGTCGAGCCTGCATCTCTGGCTCACGACGCACCGGGGCTGGCTCGCGCTCGTGATGGGAGGGCTGACCGCCGTCGCCGGCGCCCTCCTGGCCGCCGGCGGCGGACCGGAACCCGGCTCCGGCGGCCGGGCCGCCTGA
- a CDS encoding MgtC/SapB family protein, with protein sequence MPVGCEREQSERSAGLRTFPLVAMASCGYILIASRVLTGHQEGQARVIEGLMTGIGFIGGGAILKSDGVVRGTATAASVWNTGATGAAVAFGRYEIAVVLAAINFAALRWRAPLKEQIRKDSPS encoded by the coding sequence TTGCCGGTCGGCTGTGAGCGCGAGCAGAGCGAGCGAAGCGCGGGCCTGCGCACGTTTCCCCTGGTGGCCATGGCCAGCTGCGGCTACATCCTCATCGCCAGCCGGGTCCTGACCGGGCACCAGGAAGGCCAGGCTCGCGTGATCGAGGGCCTCATGACCGGGATCGGCTTCATCGGCGGCGGCGCCATTCTCAAGAGCGACGGCGTCGTGCGCGGGACCGCGACTGCGGCCAGCGTCTGGAACACCGGCGCCACCGGGGCGGCGGTCGCGTTCGGCCGCTACGAGATCGCCGTCGTGCTGGCCGCGATCAACTTCGCCGCGCTGCGCTGGCGGGCGCCTCTCAAGGAGCAGATCAGAAAAGACTCACCGTCCTAG
- a CDS encoding GNAT family N-acetyltransferase — protein sequence MTPARLSIRRASLRDTPTILALIRGLARYERLAHQVEATAGRLRRDGFGRRRYFEALIGRRNGRPVGFALYYFAYSTFLARPTLYLEDLFVLPAERRRGVGRALLRAVAAVAVRRGCGRMEWTVLDWNRPAIRFYRRLGAELHREWLLTRLTGVPLRRLASGTRASAAPGRRRSGAGARRARRAGATARAR from the coding sequence ATGACCCCGGCCCGCCTCAGCATCCGCCGCGCCTCGCTCCGCGACACGCCCACGATCCTGGCCCTCATCCGGGGCCTGGCCCGCTACGAGCGGCTCGCGCACCAGGTCGAGGCGACCGCGGGGCGCCTGCGCCGCGACGGCTTCGGGCGCCGGCGTTACTTCGAGGCCCTGATCGGGCGCCGGAACGGCCGCCCGGTGGGATTCGCGCTCTACTACTTCGCGTATTCGACGTTCCTGGCCCGGCCCACCCTGTACCTGGAGGATCTCTTCGTGCTTCCCGCGGAGCGGCGTCGAGGCGTGGGCCGCGCGCTGCTGCGAGCGGTGGCCGCCGTCGCCGTGCGGCGTGGCTGCGGGCGGATGGAATGGACCGTGCTCGACTGGAACCGGCCGGCGATCCGCTTCTACCGGCGCCTCGGCGCCGAGCTGCACCGCGAGTGGCTGCTCACGCGCCTCACCGGCGTTCCGCTGCGACGTCTGGCCTCGGGGACGCGAGCGAGCGCCGCACCAGGACGGCGCCGATCAGGAGCAGGAGCGCGACGAGCCCGCCGGGCAGGAGCCACGGCGCGCGCGCGGTGA